A genomic window from Flavobacterium sp. I3-2 includes:
- a CDS encoding nucleoid-associated protein yields MINLFNTQIEELFIHKVGNKSRNEPIFLSEEPLKLTDEITPLIKEFFFKPFREKEENYFQFVHDADLDYNEMFNLVSEIFINPSTLDKVSKKITKHLFDQSNHPHIKNGEVYVTYLTNVSIDNNIVDAIGIFKSEIKSDYFEINEAESRLELNLKQGISLEKLDKGCLIFNHKKEEGYKILSVDSNRYDARYWLEHFLNVDAFQDENFNTKKYLKLVQDFAKEVVLPAEDKKEEVLFLNRSVNYFAKNDEFEETNFLNEVIENPDLQAEFKNYKADKGEKYSVEDLSSFEISNSAVTDARKRIKSVINLDTNISIKLDLINLESAEQFIEKGWDEEKQMYYYLVYFNKEQK; encoded by the coding sequence ATGATTAATTTATTTAACACTCAAATTGAGGAATTGTTTATTCATAAAGTAGGAAACAAAAGTCGAAATGAACCAATTTTCTTATCAGAAGAACCACTTAAACTTACGGATGAAATTACTCCGTTAATCAAGGAATTTTTCTTTAAACCCTTCAGAGAAAAAGAAGAAAACTACTTTCAATTTGTACATGATGCGGATTTAGATTATAACGAAATGTTTAATCTGGTTTCTGAAATATTCATTAACCCAAGTACGCTTGATAAAGTATCAAAGAAAATAACAAAACATTTATTTGATCAATCAAATCATCCACACATCAAAAACGGAGAGGTTTACGTGACCTACTTAACAAACGTTTCAATTGATAACAATATCGTTGATGCAATTGGAATTTTTAAGTCCGAAATTAAATCGGATTACTTTGAAATAAACGAGGCAGAAAGTCGTTTAGAACTGAATCTAAAGCAAGGAATTTCACTTGAAAAACTTGATAAGGGCTGCCTTATTTTCAATCATAAAAAAGAAGAAGGATATAAAATTTTATCGGTGGATAGCAATCGATACGATGCCCGTTATTGGTTGGAGCATTTTCTAAATGTGGATGCCTTTCAAGATGAAAACTTCAACACTAAAAAATATTTAAAGCTTGTTCAAGACTTTGCCAAGGAGGTTGTACTTCCGGCGGAGGATAAGAAAGAAGAAGTTTTATTCTTAAATCGTTCGGTAAACTATTTTGCTAAAAACGATGAATTCGAAGAAACAAACTTCTTAAATGAAGTAATCGAAAATCCAGACTTACAAGCCGAGTTTAAAAACTATAAGGCCGACAAAGGAGAAAAATATTCCGTCGAAGATTTAAGCAGTTTTGAAATTTCAAATTCGGCAGTAACAGACGCTAGAAAGAGAATCAAAAGTGTGATAAACTTAGACACCAACATATCAATAAAGCTTGATTTAATAAACCTAGAATCTGCCGAACAATTCATTGAAAAAGGCTGGGATGAAGAAAAGCAAATGTACTATTACTTAGTTTATTTTAATAAAGAACAGAAATAG
- a CDS encoding ASCH domain-containing protein, giving the protein MMLHLTLNKKWFEMILSGEKTEEYREIKDYWKNRFLIIDAPLVHRFKKFNKIKFTNGYSKNSPSLIIECSGIDYGKGKEEWGAEKGKDYFVIKLGKILTQ; this is encoded by the coding sequence ATGATGCTACACTTAACTCTAAATAAGAAATGGTTCGAAATGATCCTTTCTGGAGAAAAAACGGAAGAGTATAGAGAGATTAAAGATTATTGGAAAAATAGGTTTCTAATAATTGATGCCCCACTTGTTCACCGATTCAAGAAATTTAATAAAATAAAATTCACAAACGGGTACTCTAAAAATTCGCCTTCGCTTATAATTGAGTGCTCTGGTATTGACTACGGAAAAGGAAAAGAAGAATGGGGCGCAGAAAAAGGAAAGGACTACTTTGTAATCAAACTTGGAAAAATACTAACACAATAA
- a CDS encoding helix-turn-helix domain-containing protein: MIELKHHENLPENQRHFTNNKKHFSKQCTIVLQALQRGERLTTITALINYRIGDLRRRIKDLKDYHKIEIKSSFVPGTRFKEYYLKN; encoded by the coding sequence ATGATTGAACTTAAACACCATGAGAACTTACCCGAAAATCAAAGACATTTCACAAACAACAAAAAACATTTTTCTAAACAGTGTACTATCGTTTTACAAGCTTTGCAGCGTGGTGAACGACTTACTACTATTACGGCCTTAATCAACTATAGAATTGGTGATTTAAGACGAAGAATAAAGGATTTGAAAGACTATCATAAAATTGAAATCAAATCTTCATTTGTTCCTGGAACAAGATTTAAAGAGTATTATTTAAAAAATTAA
- a CDS encoding recombinase RecT has protein sequence MNTQNQNPNTQVTEIKKDISAQVLAKVDSFQKSGELVLPKEYVVENALKSAYIILSDPKNNLLEKCDKSSVAEALLKMVVYGVSPIKKQCYFIPYGQKLECSVSYAGNIAIAKRYGNLKSIKANAIFEGDTFEFEVDATTGRRKITKHSQTLESIGNPILKGAYAVYELNNGVIDVEIMNIKQIQAAWGQGGSKGNSPAHKNFGDQMAVKTVINRACKLLISSSDDSILYDPLEENEYVDSAKGNVEQEIKDNANHETIGFEHIEEAEIVDENELRRQHQEMVTETNQFEMSGPNF, from the coding sequence ATGAATACACAAAATCAAAACCCAAACACACAAGTAACTGAAATTAAAAAAGACATTTCAGCTCAAGTATTAGCAAAGGTTGATTCCTTTCAAAAGTCTGGAGAACTTGTACTACCAAAAGAGTACGTTGTAGAAAACGCTTTAAAGTCGGCATACATTATTCTTTCAGATCCAAAGAATAACTTACTTGAAAAATGCGATAAGTCCTCGGTTGCAGAGGCTCTTTTAAAAATGGTTGTATATGGAGTTTCACCAATTAAAAAGCAGTGTTACTTTATTCCGTACGGACAAAAATTAGAATGTTCAGTTTCTTATGCTGGAAATATTGCAATTGCCAAACGATATGGAAATCTAAAATCAATAAAAGCCAATGCAATTTTTGAGGGCGATACTTTCGAATTTGAAGTTGACGCAACAACTGGAAGAAGAAAAATTACAAAGCACAGCCAAACTTTAGAAAGCATCGGAAATCCAATCTTAAAAGGCGCTTATGCAGTTTATGAGTTAAACAATGGAGTTATTGACGTTGAAATCATGAACATCAAACAAATTCAAGCTGCTTGGGGACAAGGTGGTTCAAAAGGAAACTCACCGGCCCATAAAAACTTTGGCGATCAAATGGCTGTTAAAACGGTAATTAATAGAGCCTGCAAATTATTAATTAGTTCTTCAGATGATTCAATACTTTACGACCCACTTGAAGAAAACGAGTACGTTGATTCAGCTAAAGGAAATGTAGAGCAAGAGATCAAAGACAACGCTAATCACGAAACTATCGGCTTTGAGCATATTGAAGAAGCTGAAATCGTAGATGAAAACGAGCTTAGAAGGCAGCATCAAGAAATGGTTACTGAAACGAATCAATTTGAAATGTCGGGTCCTAATTTCTAA
- a CDS encoding T9SS type A sorting domain-containing protein, with product MKQKLLILLLGVLSTYGYSQKILWEKTMGGKYSEYLFDMTPTPDNGFILAGSSLSNKSGNKTKDGNGNLDYFIWKMDKDGEEEWQLSFGGSGADMLKNIISTNDGGYMLGGYSNSDKSGDKTDTLRGRNDIWLVKLNAKGGVDWQKTIGGNGDDKLVQIKQIKGGGYLVVANSNSTISGEKQDKNLGGLDYWVLKLDSTGNIIWQKTFGGIYNDEVKSVLLTKNDEIIIGGSSNSPISEYKYFDTNGGFDFWILKLDSEGNLKNQKVFGGESDDFLTDIIETEKGFIIAGTSSSNGGGNKSVNSEKHNDFWVIKTDFNFENDQQFTYDFKGDDYLTSVIYDSNANEILLGGYQMDEKTFNKSYISLITNDKGEEIWNKKLSTDGSDLLRKVTQTRDGGFVFAGNSNGKISADKKSSQGRDDYWIVKLKSKEKEKETEIKLEAFPNPTEQYSNIVINHEYEEGTISIVDLAGRVLYTETISYDMVPIDLGNYPEGIYVVHVKTDVFNGSVKVIKK from the coding sequence ATGAAACAAAAATTACTCATTTTGCTCCTTGGAGTATTGAGCACCTACGGCTATTCACAAAAAATCCTATGGGAAAAAACAATGGGAGGTAAATATTCAGAATACCTTTTTGATATGACCCCTACTCCTGACAATGGATTTATTCTTGCTGGAAGTTCTCTTTCTAACAAATCTGGAAATAAAACTAAAGATGGAAACGGAAATCTTGACTATTTCATTTGGAAAATGGATAAAGATGGCGAAGAAGAATGGCAACTTTCTTTTGGAGGTTCTGGTGCCGACATGCTAAAAAATATCATATCTACAAACGATGGTGGATATATGTTAGGCGGTTATTCTAATTCTGACAAATCAGGAGACAAAACCGATACGCTTCGTGGACGAAATGATATTTGGCTTGTAAAACTTAATGCAAAAGGTGGTGTTGATTGGCAAAAAACCATTGGTGGTAACGGAGATGACAAGCTTGTTCAAATCAAACAAATAAAAGGAGGCGGATATTTAGTTGTCGCAAATTCTAATTCTACAATCTCAGGAGAAAAACAAGACAAAAACTTAGGCGGTTTAGATTATTGGGTTTTAAAGCTTGATAGCACGGGTAATATCATTTGGCAAAAAACTTTTGGTGGAATCTATAATGATGAAGTAAAATCTGTTTTGTTGACTAAGAATGATGAAATAATTATTGGTGGAAGTTCCAATTCTCCTATTAGTGAATATAAATATTTTGACACTAATGGCGGTTTCGATTTCTGGATATTGAAGCTGGATTCTGAAGGAAATTTAAAAAATCAAAAGGTCTTTGGTGGCGAATCAGATGATTTTTTAACGGATATTATAGAGACAGAAAAAGGTTTCATCATTGCCGGAACAAGTTCTTCAAACGGAGGTGGAAACAAATCTGTAAACTCTGAAAAGCACAATGATTTCTGGGTTATTAAAACAGATTTTAATTTCGAAAATGATCAACAATTCACTTATGATTTTAAAGGTGATGATTATTTAACAAGTGTGATTTATGACTCAAATGCAAACGAAATTTTACTTGGCGGATATCAGATGGATGAGAAAACTTTTAATAAAAGTTATATTTCTTTGATTACAAATGACAAAGGTGAAGAAATTTGGAACAAAAAACTTTCTACAGATGGTAGTGATTTACTTAGAAAAGTAACTCAAACTAGAGATGGCGGATTTGTATTTGCTGGAAATTCTAACGGAAAAATTTCTGCTGACAAAAAAAGTTCACAGGGTAGAGACGATTATTGGATTGTGAAATTAAAATCAAAAGAAAAAGAAAAGGAAACAGAAATTAAACTTGAAGCGTTTCCTAATCCAACCGAACAGTATTCTAATATTGTTATCAATCATGAATATGAAGAAGGAACGATTAGCATTGTTGATTTAGCGGGGCGTGTTCTATATACTGAAACTATTTCTTATGATATGGTACCGATTGACTTAGGTAATTATCCTGAAGGTATTTATGTGGTCCATGTCAAAACAGACGTTTTTAACGGGTCGGTTAAAGTAATTAAAAAATAA
- a CDS encoding MBL fold metallo-hydrolase translates to MNLKVIGTGSSGNAYLLYNKEEILLLECGVSFKKIKEALNFDFKKVVGCLLSHEHGDHNKAIKDILSVGINPYSSKGTLEASNVIDHHNSIIIESKKCYQIGNFKVIPFDIRHDVKEPLGFLINHPECGTTLFLTDSFYSPYKFNGLNNLIIEANFCEDIIDQKLKANKKFLRDRVLKSHLSIQKCIDLLNANDLSQVNNIVLIHLSDSNSNEVEFQQKVASATGKNTIVANNGLDIPFNKTPF, encoded by the coding sequence ATGAATCTTAAAGTAATTGGAACGGGAAGTTCCGGCAATGCATATCTCCTCTATAATAAAGAGGAGATTTTGCTTTTAGAATGCGGCGTATCCTTTAAGAAGATTAAAGAAGCCTTAAATTTTGACTTTAAAAAGGTTGTTGGTTGTTTGCTTAGTCATGAGCACGGCGATCATAATAAGGCGATTAAAGATATTCTTTCGGTCGGAATAAACCCTTATTCAAGCAAAGGAACGTTAGAAGCTTCAAATGTAATCGACCACCATAACTCAATAATTATCGAATCAAAAAAATGCTATCAAATTGGAAATTTTAAAGTGATTCCGTTCGATATAAGGCACGATGTAAAAGAGCCTTTAGGTTTTCTAATTAACCATCCCGAATGTGGCACTACCCTATTTTTAACCGATAGCTTTTATTCGCCGTATAAATTTAACGGATTGAATAATTTAATTATTGAAGCTAATTTTTGTGAGGATATCATCGACCAAAAGCTTAAAGCAAATAAAAAGTTTCTACGAGATCGAGTTTTGAAATCTCATTTATCAATTCAAAAATGCATTGACCTATTAAATGCAAATGATTTATCTCAAGTAAATAATATAGTCCTAATCCACTTATCAGATTCAAATTCAAATGAAGTTGAATTCCAACAAAAAGTTGCATCCGCTACCGGAAAAAATACAATTGTGGCAAATAACGGATTAGATATTCCATTTAACAAAACACCATTTTAA
- a CDS encoding helix-turn-helix domain-containing protein → MVFFKNEAKQFRNSLGLTQKQLASAFHVTIQDIEGYESGKAIPALILKRYQMFKKHPHQTPEDYLEIGDFGPID, encoded by the coding sequence ATGGTATTTTTTAAAAATGAAGCTAAGCAGTTTCGAAATTCTTTAGGACTTACTCAAAAACAATTAGCAAGTGCATTTCATGTTACAATTCAAGATATCGAAGGCTATGAAAGCGGAAAGGCTATTCCAGCATTAATTCTTAAACGTTATCAAATGTTTAAGAAACATCCTCATCAGACTCCTGAGGATTATCTTGAGATTGGTGACTTTGGTCCGATTGATTAA
- a CDS encoding PcfK-like family protein codes for MKGSNYFKNVIQDYLNSQTEKDELFAKSLSKENKNIDDCITYILNQVKASGCNGFTDEEVFQMAMHYYDEDELEIGKPINARVVVNHSDFEGKKVPTQQKEQVKERSPKVVKLKSSNQVSLFDFPGV; via the coding sequence ATGAAAGGATCTAATTACTTTAAAAATGTTATTCAAGACTATTTGAATAGCCAAACTGAAAAAGATGAGCTTTTTGCAAAATCACTTTCAAAAGAAAATAAAAACATAGACGATTGCATTACCTACATTTTAAATCAAGTTAAAGCCTCTGGCTGTAATGGATTTACCGACGAAGAAGTTTTTCAAATGGCAATGCACTACTACGATGAAGATGAATTAGAAATTGGAAAACCAATAAATGCACGAGTTGTTGTTAATCATTCGGATTTTGAAGGTAAAAAAGTTCCAACACAGCAAAAGGAGCAGGTAAAAGAAAGGAGCCCGAAAGTTGTGAAGTTAAAATCGAGTAACCAAGTTTCATTATTTGACTTTCCAGGCGTATGA
- a CDS encoding helix-turn-helix domain-containing protein, producing the protein MDLQLNQILEAVTECTGTSADDLKSSNRNRKLSESRFLFFFFSLYLTNKSCREVGSFVNRKHNTAIHGANKAVELKKYHKDFYLKLKKINDKLTLT; encoded by the coding sequence ATGGACTTACAATTAAATCAAATTTTAGAAGCAGTAACAGAATGTACGGGAACAAGTGCTGATGACTTAAAATCATCAAACAGAAACAGAAAGCTATCCGAATCAAGATTCTTATTCTTTTTCTTTTCATTGTATTTGACAAATAAGTCTTGTAGAGAAGTCGGAAGTTTTGTAAACCGTAAACATAACACAGCAATTCATGGCGCAAACAAAGCTGTTGAATTAAAAAAATATCATAAAGACTTTTATTTAAAATTAAAAAAAATTAACGATAAATTGACCCTAACCTAA
- a CDS encoding AAA family ATPase, producing MKSIVLQKLVLTNFKGIKNLAINFSEITDIFGANGLGKTTIFDAFTWLLFGKDSLDRKDFEIKPLDVNGNIIPKIENEVEGTLLANGEEIVLKRIHREKWVKKRGFSEPEFSGNETVYFWNDVPMSAKEFTSKIDDILKEEIFKLISNPLAFNNLKWQDRRKVLIDIAGETNVNYIDNDLGHILELTKKKTISELKAEVNAKVKKIKEELKQIPTRIDEVAKGKPEAVNFESLENDLKKWKMELERIDKELQDSSLKNQSLLDSKTQIQNEIFGYKSKLQAIEFELGNTARAKTQKDTSKIDSLKQRLQSLNLELSNAQANLKQVESNRDFESNRLRKIQKEMEYKRLEWQNENSQTLIFNENDFHCPTCKREFESGDVEAKKAEALLNFNTNKSKRLNEINIQGGNLKTESENIQKYIDEQTSRILQFQANINKLQEDIKSIHSAIELEQNILNGTDTPSYDSLFTELLLSHKEYNSIKDSIQSKEQELANIQPVSNAELEQFKRETIGNINIVQQELNKKFQIAAADNRINELKQEEQSLSSSLLELEKQEFDIEKYIRLNIEALENSINQKFEHVTFKLFETQINGGEIECCEALINGVPFHNANTASKINAGIDIINTLCNFYNTDAPIFIDNRESVSNLINSKSQIINLIVSPKDKNIRVESNVLVEHS from the coding sequence ATGAAATCAATTGTATTACAAAAATTAGTCTTAACTAATTTCAAAGGAATTAAAAACCTTGCTATCAACTTTTCTGAAATAACAGACATTTTCGGAGCTAATGGACTTGGAAAAACAACCATTTTCGACGCTTTTACTTGGCTACTTTTTGGAAAAGATTCTTTAGACAGAAAGGATTTTGAAATAAAACCTTTAGATGTAAATGGAAATATAATTCCTAAAATCGAAAATGAGGTCGAAGGAACGCTACTTGCAAATGGAGAAGAAATCGTTTTAAAACGAATACATCGTGAAAAATGGGTTAAGAAAAGAGGATTTTCCGAACCTGAATTTAGTGGAAATGAAACTGTTTATTTCTGGAATGATGTTCCAATGAGTGCAAAAGAATTCACCTCTAAAATTGATGATATTCTAAAAGAGGAAATTTTTAAACTTATTTCGAATCCGTTAGCCTTTAACAATCTTAAATGGCAAGACAGACGCAAAGTTCTTATTGATATCGCTGGAGAAACTAATGTAAACTACATCGATAATGATTTAGGACATATCCTGGAACTTACCAAAAAGAAAACCATTTCGGAGCTAAAGGCAGAAGTGAATGCTAAGGTTAAGAAAATCAAAGAGGAGCTAAAGCAAATACCAACTCGTATTGATGAAGTAGCCAAAGGAAAACCTGAAGCTGTTAACTTTGAATCATTAGAAAACGATTTAAAGAAATGGAAAATGGAACTTGAACGAATTGATAAAGAACTTCAGGATTCATCTTTAAAAAATCAATCTCTGTTAGATAGTAAAACACAAATTCAAAACGAAATTTTTGGATACAAATCAAAATTACAAGCTATCGAATTTGAACTTGGAAATACCGCAAGAGCCAAAACTCAAAAGGATACTTCGAAAATCGATTCTTTAAAGCAAAGATTGCAGAGTTTAAATTTAGAATTATCAAACGCTCAAGCTAATTTAAAACAAGTTGAATCAAATCGTGACTTTGAATCAAATCGTTTAAGGAAGATTCAGAAGGAAATGGAGTATAAACGTTTAGAATGGCAAAATGAAAACTCTCAAACCTTAATCTTTAATGAAAATGACTTTCACTGCCCTACTTGTAAAAGAGAATTTGAAAGTGGTGATGTTGAAGCTAAAAAAGCTGAAGCTTTATTAAATTTCAATACTAATAAATCTAAAAGGTTGAACGAAATCAACATACAAGGTGGAAATTTAAAAACTGAATCTGAAAACATTCAAAAATATATTGATGAGCAAACTTCAAGAATATTACAATTTCAAGCAAACATCAATAAATTACAAGAAGATATTAAATCTATTCATTCGGCAATTGAGTTAGAACAAAATATTTTAAACGGAACAGACACTCCTAGTTATGATTCTTTATTTACCGAACTTCTGCTATCGCATAAAGAATACAATTCAATTAAGGATTCTATTCAATCTAAAGAACAAGAACTTGCGAATATTCAACCTGTTTCAAATGCTGAATTAGAACAATTTAAAAGAGAAACTATTGGAAATATTAATATTGTTCAACAAGAACTTAACAAAAAGTTTCAAATTGCAGCTGCTGATAATCGTATTAACGAATTAAAACAAGAAGAGCAAAGTTTATCATCATCACTTCTTGAACTTGAAAAACAAGAATTTGATATTGAAAAATATATTCGTCTAAACATTGAAGCCTTAGAAAATAGCATTAATCAAAAATTCGAACATGTTACTTTCAAATTATTTGAAACTCAAATTAACGGCGGAGAGATTGAATGTTGCGAAGCTTTAATTAATGGAGTTCCGTTTCATAACGCAAACACAGCTTCAAAAATAAACGCCGGTATTGACATCATAAACACACTTTGTAATTTTTACAATACAGATGCGCCAATATTCATTGATAATAGAGAGTCTGTTTCAAACCTTATCAATTCAAAAAGTCAAATAATCAACTTAATTGTTTCGCCAAAAGATAAAAACATAAGAGTTGAATCTAATGTTCTTGTTGAACATTCGTAA
- a CDS encoding PcfJ domain-containing protein, with the protein MKPRTKLQHQLVQYSSWLTLGVDKKILSYALSDCNTKFGFSTGKTYWCGVCGNSHPVKDVVQNETICPSCNSELHIYETKKRKFHESYYIAFAEDMFEYQVIRYFHVNVNYRKGEYWKTNVLECIQQYHTDNDFHLISRLTHYGDTPIYGPMEVRNPGYYKQYAYNPYPSAYHPESVFLEQYSKKGCQGDFGNIRFNGLKRQLNFDCPKTETLLKAKQTQLLKVAISDSYKVSKYWSTVKICLRNNYKPIDGSIYFDYIELLEYFQKDIRNSKFVCPKDLHKAHNKLVAKKRKLDKKLAVAEQKRKMNFDQKQYEKEKGKFFGLVFQKGNISIKVLETIQEFIAESEKHNHCVYTSEYYAKQDSLILSARVNNVLTETVEISLKEMTIIQSRGYGNKASNHHKEIVELVNENLHIIQERILSISQSA; encoded by the coding sequence ATGAAACCAAGAACTAAACTGCAGCATCAGTTAGTTCAGTACTCAAGTTGGCTAACTCTGGGCGTAGATAAAAAAATACTAAGCTATGCCCTATCGGATTGTAATACAAAGTTTGGATTTAGCACCGGTAAAACCTATTGGTGTGGTGTTTGTGGCAATTCTCACCCCGTTAAAGACGTTGTTCAGAATGAAACTATTTGCCCGTCGTGCAATAGCGAATTACATATTTACGAAACTAAAAAAAGGAAATTTCACGAAAGTTATTATATCGCTTTTGCCGAAGATATGTTCGAATACCAAGTGATTAGATATTTCCACGTAAATGTAAATTATCGAAAAGGAGAGTATTGGAAAACAAACGTATTGGAATGTATTCAGCAATATCACACAGACAATGATTTTCATTTAATAAGTAGGCTTACCCACTACGGCGATACACCGATTTACGGACCAATGGAAGTTAGAAATCCAGGCTACTACAAACAATACGCCTATAATCCTTACCCTTCTGCCTATCACCCGGAATCTGTATTCTTAGAACAATATTCTAAAAAAGGCTGCCAAGGAGATTTTGGAAATATTCGTTTTAATGGGCTAAAACGTCAATTGAATTTTGATTGTCCGAAAACCGAAACACTTCTTAAAGCCAAACAAACACAACTTTTGAAAGTAGCGATATCAGATTCTTACAAAGTTTCAAAATATTGGAGTACAGTCAAAATTTGTTTAAGAAATAACTATAAACCAATAGACGGAAGTATTTATTTTGATTACATTGAACTTTTAGAATACTTTCAAAAGGATATTAGAAATTCAAAATTCGTTTGCCCTAAAGACTTGCATAAGGCTCACAACAAACTTGTTGCAAAAAAACGTAAACTTGATAAAAAATTAGCTGTTGCCGAGCAAAAAAGAAAAATGAACTTTGATCAAAAACAATACGAAAAAGAAAAAGGAAAATTCTTTGGATTAGTATTTCAAAAAGGTAATATTTCAATCAAGGTTTTAGAAACTATTCAAGAGTTCATTGCAGAAAGTGAAAAGCACAATCATTGTGTTTATACAAGCGAATATTACGCTAAACAAGATTCGCTAATTCTATCAGCTAGAGTAAACAACGTATTGACAGAAACAGTTGAAATTTCATTAAAAGAAATGACAATTATCCAATCTCGAGGTTACGGAAACAAGGCGTCTAATCATCATAAAGAAATTGTAGAACTTGTAAACGAAAACCTTCACATTATCCAGGAGCGAATTTTATCAATAAGCCAATCAGCATAG
- a CDS encoding helix-turn-helix domain-containing protein, whose translation MKKLIIEAITELMGFDGNEIFQKSRKQKYVFARQMTFYYLRNELFWQQTKIGDLFKVDHATVIFGVNSFRSKLEIYHEDKDLYMRYKAVLKHGKIDEKELLSAFINQNKKHLSENLKQYLNAAL comes from the coding sequence ATGAAAAAATTAATTATAGAAGCAATCACTGAATTAATGGGGTTTGATGGAAACGAAATCTTCCAAAAATCAAGAAAACAAAAATATGTATTCGCAAGACAAATGACTTTTTACTATCTTAGGAATGAATTATTTTGGCAACAAACTAAAATCGGAGATTTATTCAAAGTCGATCACGCAACAGTAATTTTTGGTGTGAATAGTTTTAGATCTAAACTTGAAATTTACCATGAAGATAAAGATTTGTATATGCGATATAAAGCTGTTTTGAAACATGGAAAAATAGACGAAAAGGAACTTTTATCCGCATTTATAAACCAAAACAAAAAACATCTTAGCGAAAACTTAAAACAATACTTAAATGCAGCACTTTAG